A region from the Pseudomonas sp. KU26590 genome encodes:
- the betT gene encoding choline transporter BetT: protein MNGPVFYFAASFILIFGLVVVAFPEASGAWLLAAQNWAANTVGWYYMLAMTLYLLFVVVTAISGYGKIKLGADHDEPEFSYLSWAGMLFAAGISITLFFFCVSEPLTHMLAPPQGEGGTTQSARQAMQLLFLHWGLHGWGVFAFVGMALAYFAYRHNLPLALRSALYPMIGKRINGPIGYAVDGFGIIATIFGLGADMGFGVLHLNSGLDYLFNVPHTQWIQVGLITLMMGAAILVAIAGVDKGVRVMSDINMLLACALLLFVLFAGPTQHLLNTLVQNIGDYLGALPVKSFDVYAYDGPSDWLGGWTVFYWAWWIAWSPFVGLFIARISRGRTIREFVCGVLLIPLGFTLAWMSIFGNSAIDLVLNHGMAALGQSAIDDPSMTLYLMLQTYPWSRTVIAVTVFISFVFFVTSADSGTVVLSTLSAKGGSPDEDGPKWLRVFWGVMTALITSGLLFSGSIDALKSAVVLTSLPFSLILLLMMWGLHKAFYMESQRKIAQLYSLAPVSGARRGGWRQRLTQAVAFPSRDEVYRFLDQTVRPAIEEVTAVFVEKGLTVVTQPDPANDTVGLEIGHGEERPFVYQVTMRGYFTPSFARGGMGSKQLNNRRYYRAEVHLSEGSQDYDLVGYTKEQVINDILDQYERHMQFLHLVR, encoded by the coding sequence ATGAACGGCCCTGTTTTCTACTTTGCCGCCAGCTTCATTCTGATCTTCGGACTGGTGGTCGTCGCCTTCCCGGAAGCATCGGGCGCCTGGTTGCTCGCCGCGCAGAACTGGGCCGCCAACACCGTTGGCTGGTACTACATGCTGGCCATGACCCTGTATCTGCTGTTTGTGGTTGTCACCGCGATTTCAGGCTACGGCAAGATCAAGCTTGGCGCTGACCACGACGAACCCGAGTTCAGCTACCTGTCCTGGGCTGGCATGCTGTTCGCTGCCGGGATCAGCATCACGCTGTTCTTCTTCTGTGTGTCCGAACCATTGACCCACATGCTGGCGCCGCCGCAAGGCGAAGGCGGGACCACCCAATCGGCGCGTCAGGCCATGCAGCTGCTGTTTCTGCATTGGGGCCTGCACGGTTGGGGCGTGTTCGCGTTCGTCGGCATGGCGCTGGCCTACTTCGCGTATCGCCATAACCTGCCGCTGGCATTGCGTTCAGCGCTGTATCCGATGATTGGCAAGCGCATCAACGGCCCGATCGGCTATGCGGTCGACGGCTTCGGCATCATCGCCACCATCTTCGGCCTCGGCGCCGACATGGGCTTTGGCGTACTGCACCTGAATTCCGGGCTGGACTACCTGTTCAACGTGCCGCACACCCAATGGATTCAGGTCGGTCTGATTACCCTGATGATGGGCGCGGCCATCCTGGTGGCCATCGCGGGCGTCGACAAGGGCGTGCGCGTCATGTCCGACATCAACATGCTGCTGGCCTGCGCGCTGCTGCTGTTCGTGTTGTTTGCCGGACCCACGCAGCACCTGCTTAATACGCTGGTGCAGAACATCGGCGATTACCTCGGCGCATTGCCGGTCAAGAGCTTCGACGTGTATGCGTACGACGGCCCGAGTGACTGGCTGGGCGGCTGGACCGTGTTCTATTGGGCGTGGTGGATTGCCTGGTCGCCGTTCGTGGGTCTGTTCATTGCGCGTATCTCCCGTGGCCGCACCATTCGTGAATTCGTCTGTGGCGTGCTGCTGATCCCGTTGGGCTTTACGTTGGCCTGGATGTCGATCTTCGGTAACAGCGCAATCGACCTGGTGCTGAACCACGGGATGGCTGCATTGGGCCAGTCGGCCATCGACGATCCCTCGATGACCCTGTACCTGATGCTCCAAACCTATCCGTGGAGCCGGACGGTCATTGCCGTAACAGTGTTCATTAGCTTCGTGTTCTTCGTAACCTCGGCCGACTCCGGCACCGTGGTGCTGTCGACGCTGTCCGCCAAAGGCGGCAGCCCGGACGAAGACGGCCCGAAATGGTTGCGCGTGTTCTGGGGCGTGATGACCGCGCTGATCACCAGCGGCCTGCTGTTCTCGGGCAGCATCGATGCGCTGAAGTCTGCGGTGGTGCTGACTTCGTTGCCATTCTCGCTGATTCTGCTGCTGATGATGTGGGGGCTGCACAAGGCGTTCTACATGGAATCCCAGCGCAAAATCGCGCAGCTGTATTCACTGGCACCGGTTTCCGGAGCTCGGCGTGGCGGCTGGCGTCAGCGTCTGACCCAGGCGGTGGCATTCCCGTCGCGCGATGAGGTTTACCGCTTCCTGGATCAGACCGTGCGCCCGGCGATTGAAGAAGTGACGGCAGTGTTCGTCGAGAAGGGCCTGACCGTCGTGACCCAGCCGGATCCGGCCAACGACACCGTGGGCCTGGAAATCGGCCACGGTGAAGAGCGTCCGTTCGTGTACCAGGTGACCATGCGTGGCTACTTCACGCCGTCCTTCGCACGCGGCGGCATGGGCTCCAAGCAGCTGAACAACCGCCGCTACTACCGCGCCGAAGTGCATTTGAGCGAAGGGAGTCAGGACTACGACCTGGTGGGCTACACCAAGGAACAGGTCATCAACGACATCCTCGACCAGTACGAACGCCATATGCAGTTCCTGCACCTGGTGCGTTGA
- the mgrA gene encoding L-glyceraldehyde 3-phosphate reductase, producing MTYIAAENRYERIPYRRVGRSGLVLPALSMGLWHNFGDSTPIDTQRAMLRTAFDLGINHFDLANNYGPPYGSAEINFGRLLKEDFRQYRDELIISSKAGWDMWPGPYGQGGGSRKYVLASLDQSLQRMGLDYVDIFYSHRFDPDTPLEETASALATAVQQGKALYIGISSYSGAKTREIAGLLKEWKVPLLIHQPAYNLLNRWVEKDLLDTTEELGSGVIAFTALAQGLLSDKYLNGIPKDARVNRPGGGSLQAAHLSEQNIEHVRALNEIAKRRGQSLAQMALAWTLRDPRVTSALIGASRPEQIIENVGALDNLEFSQEELAEIDRFAVEGGINLWEKPSSAE from the coding sequence ATGACTTACATCGCTGCCGAAAACCGTTATGAACGCATTCCCTATCGTCGCGTAGGCCGCAGTGGCCTGGTGTTGCCAGCGCTCTCCATGGGGCTTTGGCACAACTTCGGCGACAGCACGCCGATCGACACCCAGCGCGCCATGCTGCGCACGGCCTTCGATCTGGGTATCAACCACTTCGACCTCGCCAACAACTATGGCCCGCCCTACGGCAGTGCCGAGATCAACTTCGGCCGCCTGCTCAAAGAAGACTTCAGGCAGTACCGCGACGAGCTGATTATTTCCAGCAAAGCCGGCTGGGACATGTGGCCGGGGCCTTACGGTCAGGGCGGCGGATCGCGCAAGTACGTGCTCGCCAGCCTCGACCAGAGCCTGCAGCGCATGGGCCTGGACTACGTTGATATTTTCTATTCCCACCGCTTCGACCCGGACACCCCGCTGGAAGAAACCGCGAGCGCACTGGCCACTGCCGTGCAGCAGGGCAAAGCGCTGTATATCGGGATTTCGTCGTATTCGGGCGCCAAAACCCGGGAAATCGCAGGCCTGCTGAAGGAGTGGAAAGTGCCGCTGCTGATTCATCAGCCGGCTTATAACCTGCTCAATCGCTGGGTCGAAAAAGACCTGCTGGACACCACCGAAGAACTCGGCTCGGGCGTCATCGCGTTCACCGCACTGGCCCAAGGTCTGCTCTCGGATAAATACCTGAACGGCATTCCTAAGGATGCACGAGTCAACCGTCCCGGTGGCGGCTCGCTCCAGGCGGCGCATTTGTCGGAGCAGAACATCGAGCACGTGCGTGCGCTGAACGAGATTGCCAAGCGTCGTGGTCAGAGCCTTGCGCAAATGGCCCTGGCCTGGACGCTGCGCGATCCGCGCGTCACGTCCGCACTGATCGGTGCAAGCCGTCCGGAGCAGATCATCGAGAACGTTGGCGCCCTCGACAATCTTGAGTTCAGTCAGGAAGAACTGGCCGAGATCGACCGGTTTGCGGTGGAAGGCGGAATCAACTTGTGGGAGAAGCCGTCTTCGGCTGAGTGA
- a CDS encoding D-cysteine desulfhydrase has protein sequence MIKQQLARFNRLELLVGPTPFEKLERLSTWAGRDIYVKRDDITPLAMGGNKLRKLEYLAADALAQGCDTLITAGAIQSNHVRQTAALAARLGLGCVALLENPIATDDSNYLGNGNRLLLDLFDAKVELVENLDNAEEQLQALASRLRLSGKKPYLVPIGGSNALGALGYVQAGFELAEQIKQSGLSFAAVVLASGSAGTHSGLALALAEELPELPVIGVTVSRPEETQAPKVQRLAEQTVELLGESLPAAFKVQLWDEYFGPRYGEPNAGTLAAIRLVASHEGLLLDPVYTGKAMAGLLDGIGRQRFEDGPIVFLHTGGAPALFAYKDVFSAE, from the coding sequence ATGATCAAACAACAGCTCGCCCGTTTTAATCGTCTGGAATTGCTCGTCGGCCCGACGCCCTTTGAAAAGCTCGAACGCCTTTCGACCTGGGCCGGCCGCGACATTTACGTGAAACGCGACGACATCACGCCGTTGGCCATGGGCGGCAACAAGCTGCGCAAGCTGGAATACCTCGCGGCCGATGCCCTTGCTCAAGGGTGTGACACGCTGATCACCGCGGGCGCCATTCAGTCCAACCACGTGCGTCAGACGGCTGCTCTCGCCGCCCGCCTCGGCCTGGGCTGTGTCGCGCTGCTGGAAAACCCGATTGCGACCGACGACAGCAATTACCTGGGCAACGGCAATCGCCTGTTGCTGGACTTGTTCGATGCCAAGGTCGAGTTGGTCGAAAACCTCGACAACGCCGAGGAGCAACTGCAGGCCCTCGCCAGCCGACTGCGTCTGAGCGGCAAGAAGCCGTACCTGGTGCCGATCGGCGGTTCGAACGCCCTCGGCGCACTGGGTTATGTGCAGGCCGGTTTTGAACTGGCCGAGCAAATCAAGCAAAGCGGACTGTCATTCGCAGCCGTCGTGCTCGCGTCGGGCAGTGCCGGCACTCACAGCGGGCTGGCTTTGGCCCTGGCGGAAGAACTGCCCGAGCTGCCGGTGATTGGTGTGACCGTGTCGCGCCCGGAAGAAACCCAGGCGCCCAAGGTTCAGCGCCTGGCCGAGCAAACCGTCGAGCTGCTGGGCGAATCATTGCCCGCCGCGTTCAAGGTGCAGCTGTGGGATGAATACTTTGGCCCACGGTACGGCGAGCCAAATGCCGGCACGTTGGCGGCGATCCGGCTGGTGGCCAGTCATGAAGGGCTGTTGCTGGACCCGGTTTACACCGGCAAGGCCATGGCCGGACTGCTCGACGGCATTGGCCGGCAGCGCTTCGAAGACGGCCCGATCGTCTTTCTCCACACTGGCGGCGCGCCTGCGTTGTTCGCGTACAAGGACGTCTTTTCAGCGGAGTAG
- a CDS encoding SfnB family sulfur acquisition oxidoreductase, which translates to MPRDTQATAVTAIIRDDAEALRIARTLAEDFKQQSAARDRERRLPYQELEAFSRSGLWGISVPKAFGGAGVSNVTLAEVIRIISAADASLGQIPQNHFYALEVLRVNGSPAQQARLYAEVLAGQRFGNALAELGTKTAHDRTTRLSRDSNGDGWRINGRKFYATGALYAHRIPTSVVDDNGVQQLAFVPANAPGLSVIDDWSGFGQRTTGSGSVVLDNVYVEPDDVVPFQTAFERPTTVGPLAQILHTAIDTGIARAAFEDALHFVRTRTRPWIDSGIEKAVDDPLTLHSFGKLGIRLHAAEALLERSGEFLDRAQAETTPENLAQVSIAVAEARAISTEIALEAGSTLFELAGSQATLAEHGLDRHWRNARVHTLHDPVRWKYHAIGNYYLNDVNPPRRGTI; encoded by the coding sequence TTGCCGCGTGACACGCAGGCGACCGCCGTGACCGCGATCATTCGTGACGACGCCGAGGCGCTGCGCATCGCCCGCACGCTGGCGGAAGATTTCAAACAGCAGAGCGCCGCGCGTGATCGCGAACGTCGCCTGCCATATCAGGAACTGGAAGCGTTTTCCCGCTCGGGCCTGTGGGGCATCAGCGTACCCAAGGCGTTTGGCGGCGCTGGCGTGTCCAATGTCACCCTGGCCGAAGTCATTCGGATCATCTCCGCCGCCGACGCTTCTCTGGGGCAGATTCCACAGAACCACTTTTACGCGCTGGAAGTTTTGCGGGTGAATGGCAGCCCGGCGCAGCAGGCGCGACTGTACGCCGAGGTCCTCGCCGGTCAGCGCTTCGGCAACGCGCTGGCCGAACTGGGCACCAAAACCGCTCACGACCGCACCACCCGCCTGAGCCGCGACAGCAATGGCGACGGCTGGCGCATCAACGGCCGCAAGTTCTACGCCACCGGCGCCCTTTACGCACACCGCATACCGACCTCGGTGGTCGATGACAATGGCGTGCAGCAGTTGGCATTCGTGCCGGCGAACGCCCCGGGGCTGAGCGTGATCGACGACTGGAGTGGTTTCGGTCAGCGCACCACGGGCAGCGGCTCGGTGGTGTTGGATAACGTGTATGTCGAGCCCGATGACGTGGTGCCGTTCCAAACCGCCTTCGAGCGCCCGACCACCGTCGGCCCGCTGGCGCAGATCCTTCATACCGCCATCGACACCGGCATCGCCCGCGCCGCGTTTGAAGACGCGCTGCATTTCGTACGCACGCGCACTCGGCCGTGGATCGACTCCGGCATCGAAAAAGCCGTCGATGACCCGCTGACGCTGCACAGCTTCGGCAAACTCGGCATTCGTCTGCACGCCGCCGAAGCCTTGCTCGAACGTTCGGGCGAATTCCTGGATCGGGCCCAGGCCGAGACCACACCCGAAAATCTGGCCCAGGTATCGATTGCGGTCGCAGAAGCGCGGGCGATCAGCACCGAAATCGCTTTAGAAGCCGGCAGCACCTTGTTCGAACTCGCCGGTTCCCAGGCCACGCTGGCGGAGCACGGCCTTGACCGGCACTGGCGCAACGCGCGGGTTCACACGCTGCACGACCCGGTGCGCTGGAAGTATCACGCCATCGGCAACTACTACCTCAATGACGTCAACCCGCCACGTCGGGGGACGATCTGA
- the tcyL gene encoding cystine ABC transporter permease — protein sequence MIPESLQLALDSAPFLLKGAYYTVGLSLGSMFFGLVLGFGLALMRLSKIWVISAVARVYVSFFRGTPLLVQLFMIYYGLPDLGIELDAITAALIGLSLNMAAYACEILRAAIASVDRGQWEAAASIGMTRAQTMRRAILPQAARTALPPLGNSFISLVKDTAMAATIQVPEVFRQAQLISSRTLEIFTMYFTVAVIYWVLCSILAHFQNRLEARANRHDVES from the coding sequence ATGATTCCAGAGAGCCTTCAGCTCGCGCTGGACTCCGCGCCTTTTCTGCTCAAGGGCGCGTACTACACGGTGGGCTTGAGCCTGGGGTCGATGTTTTTCGGATTGGTGCTGGGCTTCGGCCTGGCACTGATGCGTTTGTCGAAGATCTGGGTCATCAGTGCCGTCGCCAGGGTTTACGTGTCGTTCTTCCGGGGTACGCCGCTTCTCGTCCAGCTGTTCATGATCTATTACGGCCTGCCGGACCTGGGGATTGAACTGGATGCGATCACCGCAGCGCTGATCGGCCTGTCACTGAACATGGCCGCGTATGCCTGCGAAATCCTTCGGGCCGCGATCGCTTCGGTGGACCGAGGGCAATGGGAAGCTGCCGCGAGCATCGGCATGACGCGCGCCCAGACCATGCGCCGCGCCATCCTGCCGCAAGCTGCACGCACCGCGTTGCCGCCACTGGGCAACAGCTTTATTTCGCTGGTCAAGGACACGGCGATGGCCGCCACCATTCAGGTGCCGGAAGTGTTCCGCCAGGCCCAGCTGATCTCCTCGCGAACGCTGGAGATTTTCACCATGTATTTCACCGTTGCGGTGATCTACTGGGTGCTGTGCAGCATCCTGGCGCATTTTCAAAATCGCCTGGAAGCACGGGCCAACCGCCACGATGTGGAGTCCTGA
- a CDS encoding SfnB family sulfur acquisition oxidoreductase, with product MTDLNALSVQHTLDVAPPLLPANVLHNDADAIAAAHELAAAVRTHAATRDRERQLPWSEIELFTRSGLGSISVPRAYGGPQVSFVTVAEVFAILSAADPAVGQIPQNNFGILNSLIGSATEAQKQTLFASILGGARIGNGGPERGTKNTLDVRTRLTADGDHFLLNGRKFYSTGALFAHWVAVKAINDDGKQVLVFVPRGTPGLHIIDDWSGFGQRTTASGSVLLENVRVSGELVVDNWKLALAPNIQGAISQLIQAAIDAGIAREAIDESIRFVRERSRPWIDAHVERASDDPYVIADIGKLKLELHAAEALLRKAGRVLDEIAAEPIDEQSAARASIVVAEAKVLTTQIALLASEKLFELSGSRATLAEFNLDRHWRNARVHTLHDPVRWKVHAVGAWHLNGALPARHSWI from the coding sequence ATGACTGATCTGAACGCCCTTTCTGTCCAGCACACCCTGGACGTGGCTCCCCCGCTGCTCCCTGCCAACGTACTGCACAACGACGCCGACGCCATTGCTGCGGCCCATGAACTGGCCGCCGCCGTACGCACCCATGCCGCCACGCGAGACCGCGAGCGGCAACTGCCTTGGTCCGAAATAGAGCTGTTTACCCGAAGTGGCCTGGGCAGCATCTCGGTCCCGCGCGCGTATGGCGGACCGCAAGTGTCATTCGTGACCGTTGCCGAGGTCTTCGCCATCCTGTCAGCAGCCGACCCTGCCGTGGGCCAGATTCCGCAAAACAACTTTGGCATTCTCAATTCGTTGATCGGCAGCGCCACCGAGGCGCAGAAACAAACCCTCTTCGCCAGCATTCTCGGCGGCGCACGCATCGGCAATGGCGGCCCCGAGCGCGGGACCAAAAACACCCTCGACGTGAGAACGCGACTGACCGCAGACGGTGATCATTTTTTGCTCAACGGCCGCAAGTTCTACTCGACCGGTGCGCTGTTCGCCCACTGGGTGGCGGTCAAAGCCATCAATGACGACGGCAAACAGGTGCTGGTGTTCGTGCCACGCGGGACGCCCGGGCTGCACATCATCGACGACTGGTCCGGCTTCGGTCAGCGCACCACCGCGAGCGGCAGCGTGCTGCTGGAAAACGTGCGTGTGAGTGGCGAACTCGTCGTTGATAACTGGAAGCTGGCCCTGGCGCCGAACATTCAGGGCGCGATCTCGCAGCTGATTCAGGCGGCCATCGATGCAGGCATTGCCCGGGAAGCCATCGACGAAAGTATTCGTTTTGTGCGCGAGCGCTCGCGGCCTTGGATCGACGCCCATGTCGAGCGTGCCAGCGACGATCCGTATGTGATCGCCGACATCGGCAAACTGAAGCTCGAACTGCACGCCGCCGAGGCGCTGTTGCGCAAGGCTGGCCGCGTGCTGGATGAAATTGCCGCCGAACCCATCGATGAACAGTCGGCGGCTCGGGCGTCCATCGTGGTCGCCGAAGCCAAGGTGCTGACCACGCAGATCGCCCTGCTCGCCAGTGAAAAACTGTTCGAGCTTTCGGGCAGCCGCGCGACGCTGGCCGAATTCAATCTTGATCGTCACTGGCGCAACGCGCGGGTTCACACCCTCCACGACCCGGTGCGCTGGAAGGTCCACGCCGTCGGCGCCTGGCACCTGAACGGCGCCCTGCCTGCCCGTCACTCCTGGATATAA
- the tcyN gene encoding L-cystine ABC transporter ATP-binding protein TcyN: MITVEKLTKQFKGNEVLKGIDLKVEPGEVVAIIGPSGSGKTTLLRCLNLLEVPTSGSIVVGDIKVDLSRPLSQQQGLIRQLRQHVGFVFQNFNLFPHRTALENVIEGPTVVKKMPREQAIELGRALLAKVGLAGKEDAYPRRLSGGQQQRVAIARALAMEPEVILFDEPTSALDPELVGEVLNTIHALALEKRTMVIVTHEMSFARDVADRVIFIDKGVIVEQGEAKELFAHPKEERTRQFLERSRN, encoded by the coding sequence ATGATCACGGTTGAAAAACTGACCAAGCAATTCAAGGGCAACGAAGTGCTCAAGGGCATTGACCTGAAGGTCGAGCCGGGCGAAGTGGTGGCCATCATCGGCCCTAGCGGGTCGGGTAAAACCACGCTGCTGCGCTGCCTGAACCTGCTGGAAGTACCCACGAGCGGCAGCATTGTCGTGGGCGACATCAAAGTCGATTTGAGTCGCCCGTTGAGCCAGCAGCAGGGTCTGATCCGGCAGCTGCGTCAGCACGTCGGGTTCGTCTTCCAGAACTTCAATCTGTTCCCACATCGCACCGCGCTGGAAAACGTCATCGAAGGCCCGACAGTGGTCAAGAAGATGCCGCGTGAGCAAGCCATCGAGCTGGGCCGCGCATTGCTGGCCAAAGTAGGCCTCGCGGGCAAAGAGGACGCTTATCCGCGTCGTCTGTCCGGCGGCCAACAACAGCGCGTGGCGATTGCGCGGGCGCTGGCCATGGAGCCGGAAGTCATTCTGTTCGATGAACCAACGTCGGCGCTTGATCCCGAGCTGGTGGGCGAGGTGCTGAATACGATTCACGCCCTGGCCCTGGAGAAACGCACGATGGTGATCGTGACCCACGAGATGAGCTTCGCGCGGGACGTCGCCGACCGGGTGATCTTCATCGACAAGGGCGTCATCGTGGAACAGGGTGAGGCGAAAGAGCTGTTTGCCCATCCCAAAGAAGAACGCACAAGGCAGTTTCTTGAGCGAAGCAGGAATTAG
- the epsC gene encoding serine O-acetyltransferase EpsC — protein sequence MSPESCAEGVTGHWQLQRIVGELRAARDDWRTSNGRISGEKGGRELPSREAMRDILDALCGALFPMRLGPVDLREESEDFYVGHTLDVALNSLLDQARLELRYAARQKGQDASCADVHAERLIQDFASALPTIRRILDTDVLAAYHGDPAARSVDEVLLCYPGILAVIHHRLAHHLYHNGLPLLARISAELAHSATGIDIHPGAQIGPSFFIDHGTGVVIGETAIIGERVRIYQAVTLGAKRFPSDEDGQLLKGHARHPIVEDDVVIYAGATILGRITIGKGSTIGGNVWLTRGVPAGSNVNQASLQHEDGCPK from the coding sequence CTGTCCCCGGAATCCTGCGCCGAGGGCGTGACCGGCCACTGGCAGTTGCAGCGGATTGTGGGTGAATTGCGCGCCGCGCGTGATGACTGGCGTACCAGCAACGGCCGAATCAGCGGAGAGAAGGGCGGCCGCGAGCTGCCTTCGCGCGAAGCCATGCGCGACATTCTCGATGCGCTGTGCGGCGCGCTGTTTCCGATGCGGCTGGGCCCGGTGGACCTGCGCGAAGAGAGCGAGGACTTCTACGTTGGGCATACCCTCGACGTGGCGCTGAATTCGTTGCTCGATCAAGCGCGGCTTGAGCTGCGCTACGCCGCCCGGCAGAAAGGCCAGGATGCCAGTTGCGCGGATGTGCATGCGGAACGGCTGATTCAGGATTTCGCCAGTGCGCTGCCGACGATTCGCCGCATCCTCGACACTGACGTGCTGGCGGCGTATCACGGTGACCCCGCCGCGCGCAGTGTTGACGAGGTGCTGCTCTGCTACCCGGGCATTCTGGCGGTGATTCACCACCGTCTGGCCCATCATCTTTATCACAACGGTTTGCCGCTGCTGGCGCGCATCAGCGCCGAACTCGCCCATTCTGCGACCGGCATCGACATCCATCCCGGCGCGCAAATCGGCCCGAGCTTCTTTATTGATCACGGAACAGGCGTGGTGATTGGCGAGACGGCAATCATCGGCGAGCGCGTGCGCATTTATCAGGCCGTCACGCTGGGCGCCAAACGCTTCCCGTCCGATGAGGATGGTCAGTTGCTGAAAGGCCATGCGCGCCACCCGATCGTCGAAGACGACGTAGTGATCTATGCCGGTGCCACAATTCTGGGTCGCATCACCATTGGCAAGGGCTCGACCATCGGCGGCAACGTGTGGCTGACCCGCGGCGTCCCGGCGGGCAGCAACGTCAATCAGGCGAGTCTTCAGCACGAGGACGGCTGTCCGAAGTAG
- a CDS encoding SDR family oxidoreductase has protein sequence MTQSTPDTPRPVAIVTGASRGIGAQIARRLSRDGFAVVVNYASSAAEANALVAQLHADGGQAIAIKADVAKADEVRALFEQTETQLGKVDVLVNNAGVMKALPLADTSDEQFDQAFNINTRGTFNTLREAGARMNDGGRIINFSTTALALNLPGYAIYNATKAAVEAFTHVFAKELRGRNITVNAVAPGPVATELFLQGKSEEQIQHFANMPPLQRLGQPEDIASVVSFLAGPDSGWVNGQVLRANGGLA, from the coding sequence ATGACGCAGTCAACGCCAGACACCCCTCGCCCTGTCGCCATCGTCACCGGTGCCTCCCGTGGCATCGGCGCGCAAATAGCGCGGCGGTTGAGCCGTGACGGCTTTGCGGTGGTCGTGAATTACGCCAGCAGCGCGGCAGAGGCCAACGCCCTGGTTGCGCAGCTCCATGCCGATGGGGGTCAGGCCATCGCGATCAAGGCTGACGTTGCCAAGGCCGACGAAGTCCGTGCGTTGTTCGAGCAAACGGAAACGCAGTTGGGCAAGGTGGATGTGTTGGTCAATAACGCGGGCGTCATGAAGGCCTTGCCGCTGGCAGACACCAGCGATGAGCAGTTCGATCAGGCGTTTAATATCAATACCCGAGGCACCTTCAACACGCTGCGTGAAGCGGGCGCCCGGATGAACGATGGAGGCCGCATCATCAATTTCTCCACCACTGCGCTGGCGTTGAACCTGCCGGGCTACGCGATTTATAACGCGACCAAGGCGGCGGTCGAGGCCTTCACCCATGTGTTCGCCAAGGAGTTACGCGGGCGGAATATCACCGTGAATGCGGTTGCACCGGGGCCGGTGGCCACCGAGCTGTTCCTGCAAGGCAAAAGCGAGGAGCAAATCCAGCACTTCGCCAACATGCCGCCGTTGCAGCGGCTGGGGCAGCCGGAAGACATCGCCAGCGTCGTGTCCTTCCTTGCCGGCCCGGATTCAGGCTGGGTGAATGGTCAGGTGCTGCGAGCCAATGGTGGGTTGGCGTAA
- the tcyJ gene encoding cystine ABC transporter substrate-binding protein — protein sequence MNMSAIRRTFLLSAFSLVLGTGLVSQAIAGDQLATIKKNGTLNVGLEGTYPPFSFVGEDGKLTGFEVEFSEALAKELGVKVKLQATPWAGILAALESKRLDVVINQVTISDERKKKYDFSEPYTVSGIQALVQTKDVGVIKTAADLKGKKVGVGLGTNYEEWLKANVPDAIVKTYDDDPTKYQDLRVGRIDAILVDRLAALELVAKTKDKLAVSGEAFSRQESGVALRKGEPELLDAINKAIDKLRADGTLAKLSDKYFKADVTK from the coding sequence ATGAACATGTCTGCAATCCGCCGCACCTTTCTGTTGTCTGCCTTCAGCCTGGTGCTGGGCACCGGTCTGGTCAGCCAGGCTATCGCTGGCGATCAACTGGCAACGATCAAAAAGAACGGCACCCTAAACGTCGGCCTGGAAGGCACTTATCCCCCGTTCAGCTTCGTGGGTGAAGACGGCAAACTGACTGGCTTCGAAGTGGAGTTCTCTGAAGCACTGGCCAAGGAACTGGGCGTCAAGGTCAAGCTGCAAGCCACACCGTGGGCTGGCATTCTGGCCGCGCTGGAGTCCAAGCGTCTGGATGTCGTGATCAACCAGGTGACCATCTCCGACGAGCGTAAGAAAAAGTACGACTTCTCCGAACCCTACACCGTGTCGGGCATTCAAGCGCTGGTGCAGACCAAAGACGTCGGTGTGATCAAAACGGCTGCCGACCTGAAAGGCAAGAAAGTCGGTGTCGGCCTCGGCACCAACTACGAAGAGTGGCTGAAAGCCAACGTGCCTGATGCCATCGTCAAAACCTACGACGATGATCCAACCAAATATCAGGACCTGCGTGTCGGCCGTATCGACGCCATCCTCGTCGACCGCCTCGCTGCCCTGGAACTGGTCGCCAAGACCAAGGACAAGCTGGCCGTTTCCGGCGAAGCGTTCTCCCGTCAGGAATCCGGTGTCGCACTGCGCAAGGGCGAGCCTGAACTTCTCGACGCGATCAACAAAGCCATCGACAAGCTGCGCGCCGACGGCACCCTCGCCAAGCTGTCGGACAAGTACTTCAAGGCTGACGTGACCAAATGA